The nucleotide window TCTGCCAGAATAGCGCCCTTTCCGTTTTCTCTCCGGATTTTTCATTATGTCTGACCGCGATACGCTATTTTCCGCGCCCATCGATAAGCTGGGTGACTGGACCTTCGACGAGCGCGTGGCTGAAGTCTTTCCCGATATGATTCAGCGCTCGGTGCCGGGCTACTCCAATATCATTTCGATGATTGGCATGCTGGCAGAACGCTTTGTGCAACCGGACAGCAAGGTATATGACCTGGGCTGTTCGCTCGGTGCCGCCACGCTCTCGGTGCGCCGCAATATTCATGTGCCTGGCTGCCAGATTATTGCCGTGGATAACTCCCCGGCGATGGTCGAACGCTGCCGCCGTCATCTCGATGCCTTCCGCGGCGAGACGCCGGTCGACGTGCTGGAAGCGGATATCCGCGATATTCCGATTGAGAATGCTTCGCTGGTGGTGCTGAACTTTACCCTGCAGTTCCTTGCGCCGGACGCCCGCCTGGCGCTGCTGCAAAAAATCGCTCAGGGGCTTAATCCGGGCGGTGCGCTGGTGCTGTCAGAGAAGTTCAGCTTTGAAGATGCTGAAGTGGGCGAACTGCTGTTCAACATGCATCACGATTTTAAGCGTGCCAATGGCTACAGTGAGCTGGAGATCAGCCAGAAGCGTAGCATGCTGGAAAACGTGATGCTGACAGACAGCGTGGAAGCGCATAAGGCGCGGCTGAAGCGCGCCGGTTTCGCACATGCCGAACTGTGGTTTCAGTGCTTTAACTTTGGATCGCTGGTGGCGTTAAAATGATTGATTTTGGACGGTTTTACCAGCAAATCGCCACCGGCCCGCTGGCCAGCTGGCTGGAAGTTCTGCCGGCGCAGGTGGCCGCCTGGCAGCGCGAAAATCTGCACGGCCATTTCCGCACCTGGGAAAAATCGGTCGATAATCTGCCGCTGCTGGTGCCGCAGCAGCTGGATTTACTGCACAGCGTCAGTGCGCAACATGACGATTTGACCGATCGTCAGCGCGCCGGTATTGAAAAACTGCTGCGTAATCTGATGCCGTGGCGTAAAGGGCCGTTTTCGCTTTACGGCACGCAGATTGATACCGAATGGCGTTCAGACTGGAAGTGGGATCGCGTGCTGCCGCATATCTCTTCGCTGGCCGGCCGGACGGTGCTGGATGTAGGCTGCGGCAGCGGCTATCACATGTGGCGCATGATCGGTGCCGGGGCGCAGCTGGTGGTGGGCATCGACCCGATGCAGCTGTTTCTCTGCCAGTTTGAAGCGGTGCGTAAACTGCTGGGCGACGATCGTCGCGCGCATTTGCTGCCGCTGGGGATTGAGCAGCTGCCGGCGCTGCAGGCTTTTGACACCGTGTTTTCCATGGGCGTGCTGTATCACCGCCGCTCGCCGCTTGATCATCTGTTGCAGCTGAAAAACCAGCTGGTGCATGAGGGCGAGCTGGTGCTGGAAACGCTGGTGATTGAAGGCGATGAAAACGCGGTGCTGGTGCCGGGTGAACGCTACGCGCAGATGCGTAACGTCTACTTTATTCCGTCCGCCGCCGCGCTGAAAAACTGGCTGGAGAAGTGTGGCTTTGTTGATGTCCGCATCGCCGATTACGCTGTTACATCGGTGGAAGAGCAGCGTCGCACTGACTGGATGACCAGCGAGTCGCTGGCCGAGTTCCTCGACCCGGGCGACAGCAGCAAAACCGTTGAAGGCTACCCGGCGCCGCTGCGCGCTGTACTGGTGGCACGCAAGCCGTAATGCTTATCGCCGCGACAGCGCCAGCTTCGCGGCAAATCCGATAAACACACAACCGGTCAGGCGGTCCATCACCCGCAGTACCGCCGGACGGCGCAGATGGCCGGCAAAGTAGTGGCTGCCGCCGATCAATACCGCATTCCACATCAGCCCGATGATCATGTGCGTCAGTGCCATCAGCGTACACCACAGCGCTACAGAAGCCCCCGCCGGAATAAACTGCGGCAGAAACGTCACGTAAAATACCCCCACTTTCGGGTTCAGCAGGTTGCCGAGCAGCCCCCGCGAAAAGCAGGACAGATAACCCTGCTCACGATTTTCGCTACCTGACGTATACGCTACCTCACTGCGGGGAGTCAGCAGCAGCTTCACGCCGAGATACAGCAGCCAGGCCGCGCCGATCCACTTCAGCAGGTTATAGGCCATTTCAGAGGCCAGCAGCAGTACACCCAGCCCCAGCCCCACGGCCACGCCCCACACCAGACACCCCAGCGTCACGCCCAGCGCGGTTGCACTGGCGCGCTGCCAGCCCTGTGCTGCCGCTGAGCGCAGCACCAGCGCCGTATCGAAACCGGGGGTGAGCGTCAGAATAATAATGGCGAACAGAAAAGAAACGATCAGCGTCATGGCAGGCTCCCTGAAGATGCGCCGGTAAGAGTACGTCAATGTGGCAGGCGCGCCAACCCTTCACGCGCGCCCGGTGGGTTAATTGTCTGCGTCGGGGCGATCCCAGTACTGATATTTATAAGCAGCGCTCAGATGCCGCTCCACTGTGCCTTTGGCGAACACCTCGGTTTCATGCAGATAGCTCAGCGTGCAGTTGCCGACGTCATCCCATAACTGACACTCATCCACCGAGCGCAGCGTGCTGACCGGCGTGGTGGCGGTGCCGTGCAGTCGCAACTCGCGCAACTGCGGATCGTAACTGTAGGTGTCCTCGCTGCGTGCCGTGATTGACGAGACCACCAGCCCCTGCGGGTTCCAGCGCCAGCGGCTCTCACCATTGCTCAGCTTATCGCTGCCGCGCGCGATGCTTTTTTCCAGCCGGAAGTGCCGGTCGTAGCCAAAAGTGGTATCGGTAAATCCCGCTTTGCCCATGCTGGTGAATTTATCTGTCGCGCTGACGATATTGCCGTGTTGTCCCATCTGCCAGCTGATGGTGCCCTGGCGGTTATCCACCACTTCCTCTTTACCCGCCTGCACCACTTTCACCAGATAGGCATACTCCGCCACCCAGCCGCGCTGCACGCGGGCAATATGCTGCTCCATACTCAGCACCACATTGCCTTCGCTTTTGTCCCAGCTGATGTCGGCCACCAGCAGATCGCCGCAGCGGTCGAACTGGCCAAGCACGCGCTTTTGCGAGTTCACATCCTTGCCAAACTCCCCGGCAACCACCTGACGCACCGCGCCCCGGGCGTCGCCACCCAGCATGATCCAGTTATTGCTGCTGGTGATATTTTTGCTCAGCGGCGGGCAGGCAGCACTGGCCGCCGGCGCCGGAAAGGCCAGCGGCAACAGCAGCACTACAGCGACACAAGGTAAGGATTTCATAGGGGTTATCCGCGC belongs to Candidatus Pantoea soli and includes:
- a CDS encoding LysE family translocator → MTLIVSFLFAIIILTLTPGFDTALVLRSAAAQGWQRASATALGVTLGCLVWGVAVGLGLGVLLLASEMAYNLLKWIGAAWLLYLGVKLLLTPRSEVAYTSGSENREQGYLSCFSRGLLGNLLNPKVGVFYVTFLPQFIPAGASVALWCTLMALTHMIIGLMWNAVLIGGSHYFAGHLRRPAVLRVMDRLTGCVFIGFAAKLALSRR
- the cmoB gene encoding tRNA 5-methoxyuridine(34)/uridine 5-oxyacetic acid(34) synthase CmoB, which codes for MIDFGRFYQQIATGPLASWLEVLPAQVAAWQRENLHGHFRTWEKSVDNLPLLVPQQLDLLHSVSAQHDDLTDRQRAGIEKLLRNLMPWRKGPFSLYGTQIDTEWRSDWKWDRVLPHISSLAGRTVLDVGCGSGYHMWRMIGAGAQLVVGIDPMQLFLCQFEAVRKLLGDDRRAHLLPLGIEQLPALQAFDTVFSMGVLYHRRSPLDHLLQLKNQLVHEGELVLETLVIEGDENAVLVPGERYAQMRNVYFIPSAAALKNWLEKCGFVDVRIADYAVTSVEEQRRTDWMTSESLAEFLDPGDSSKTVEGYPAPLRAVLVARKP
- the cmoA gene encoding carboxy-S-adenosyl-L-methionine synthase CmoA; the protein is MSDRDTLFSAPIDKLGDWTFDERVAEVFPDMIQRSVPGYSNIISMIGMLAERFVQPDSKVYDLGCSLGAATLSVRRNIHVPGCQIIAVDNSPAMVERCRRHLDAFRGETPVDVLEADIRDIPIENASLVVLNFTLQFLAPDARLALLQKIAQGLNPGGALVLSEKFSFEDAEVGELLFNMHHDFKRANGYSELEISQKRSMLENVMLTDSVEAHKARLKRAGFAHAELWFQCFNFGSLVALK